CCGTAAAGATAAGCCCCATAAGGCAAAAAAAGTTCTTCTGCCGGCAGAGTTGGTAATCAGAGAATCTTGCCAGGCCCCGGTTTCTGCTTAGAGTTTTTTTAAAGGCCCCGTCGCGTTTAATACAAAATGTTGTATGCCAGTAGCAAACTAATACTATATATTGTATTTTTTTCTTGACAGGCAAATACAAGAGTGTTATATTTTCTTACAGGGTTTTTATTTTTTTAGTCTTAATATTTGATGTAATATGGAGGATAAAATGACGCTGCCACTTTCGGAGAATGCCTTAAAGGTATTGGAGAAAAGATACCTTAGTAAAGACGAAGCGGGAAAGGCCATTGAGACGCCGCAAGGGATGTTTCGCCGCGTCGCCAAGGCCATTGCCGCGGCAGATAAATCTTACGGCAAAAAAGAAGAAGAGGTAGAGGCCCTTGAGGAATCTTTTTACCGTATTATGGCAGCACTGGAATTTATCCCCAATTCACCTTGTTTAATGAATGCGGGAAAGGAATTAGGGCAATTAAGCGCTTGCTTTGTTTTGCCTATTGAAGACTCAATGGATTCTATTTTTGAAAGCCTTAAGGCGACGGCCATGATACACAAGTCAGGAGGCGGGACAGGGTTTTCTTTTTCGCGGCTGCGCCCGAAAAATTCGGTAGTAAGGACAACAGGGGGGATTGCATCCGGGCCAGTTTCCTTTATGAAGGTTTATGACGCGGCAACTGAAGCAGTGAAACAAGGGGGTAGCCGTCGCGGAGCGAATATGGGAATCCTGAGGGTGGACCATCCAGATATCCTGGAATTCATTACCTGCAAGGAAAACGATAAACACATAAATAACTTCAATATCTCGGTCAATATCACCGAAGATTTTATGAAGAAATTGGAAAAGGGCGAAGATTATGACCTGGTTGATCCTCGCACGCAAGAAGTAGTAAAGCGCATTAATACCAAAGATGTATTTGAGCTGATCGTCAAGCAGGCGCATAAGAACGGAGAACCGGGGGTTGTTTTTATCGACCGGATGAATGATTTTAATCCCACGCCAAAATTAGGAAGGTTTGAGTCGACCAATCCCTGCGGTGAACAGAATTTACTTCCTTATGAAAGCTGCGATTTGGGTTCCATAAATTTATCCGTCATGCATAAAAAGGTGGAAGGCCGTTTTGAAATTGATTGGGAGAGGTTAAAGTCAGTCACACATCTATCAGTACATTTCCTGGACAACCTCATTGATGTAAATAAGTTCCCCCTTCAGCAGATTGAAAAGGCCACAAGGCTTACGCGTAAAATAGGCCTTGGGGTTATGGGCTGGGCAAGCCTGTTGATACGTTTAAATATCCCTTATAACAGCGACGAGGCAGTTGCCCTAGGCGAAAAGGTCATGTCATTTATTTTAAACGAGGCAACCAAGAAGTCGCTGGAATTAGGTAAGAGTAAAGGACTTTTTCCTGCCTTTAAGGGGAGTATTTACGATAAAAAAGAAGGCGTGTTGAGGGTGCGTAACGCCACCCTCACCACTATTGCTCCCACAGGTACAATAAGCATAATCGCCGGGCCCTGTTCGTCTGGCATCGAGCCGCTCTTTGCCATATCTTATTACCGTAACGTAATGGATAATGATAAATTAGTTGAGGTTGACCCCTTATTTGAAGAGATTGCCAAAACACGGGGTTTTTACAGCCGCGAACTGATGGAGAAGATTGCCGAGAAATCCTCCCTCCAGGGTATTGAAGGGATTCCCGAAGACGTAAAGAGGATTTTTGTCACGGCGCATGACATCTCTCCTGAATGGCATGTACGCATGCAGGCGGCATTTCAGAAATACGTGCATAATGCCACCTCCAAGACCATAAACTTTCCTCACGAAGCAAAGGCAGAAGAAGTAAAAAAGGCATATCTTTTAGCTTATGAGTTGGGCTGCAAAGGCATAACCATTTACAGGGACAAGAGCCGCGAGGAACAGGTCTTGAATGTCGGCCAAGCGACAGAAAAGCCGCAACAGCAATTGAAAGAGCTCAAAAAAGAGATTGCCCCCCGGCCGCGCCCGGAAGTGATCATGGGCACGACTACCAAAGTGGCTACGGGCTGCGGTAACCTCTATGTGACCATAAACAGCGACGAGACTGGTGCGCCTTTTGAACTTTTTACGCAGATGGGTAAGGCCGGCGGTTGCGCCGCCAGCCAGCTTGAGGCTATCGGCCGTTTAGTTTCCCTGGGTTTTCGTTCCGGCATTGAAGTAAAAGCTATTATCGAGCAGTTACGTAATATCCGTTGTCCCTCGCCTTCCTGGGAAAAGGGGCAGCGTATATTTTCCTGCGCGGACGCTATCGCCCGCGTAGTGGAGAAGAGGCTATTGAACGGCGTGGCGGATATTCCTGTTCCTTTAGAAGAGGCCGCGAATATCGCTATGAAACATTCCCACCATGATGAGATTACGGCCTCCGATGATTTCAGCCTGCACGGAGATATCGTTGGCGTCTGCCCTGATTGCGGAGGCGCGCTGCGTCATGAAGAGGGCTGTGTTAAATGCCATGCCTGCGGATTTTCGAAGTGTTGATATAAAGCCGTAAGTCCTAAGCTGTAAGCTTAAAGCTTTTTAAGTTTACGAATATGAAGAAAATATTATATATTGTTCTCGACGGCCTCGGCGATCTCCCGATTAAGGAGTTGGACAACAAGACCCCGCTTGAGGCGGCCTTAACGCCTAACCTTGACCGACTCACTCAAAAAGGCAGGACTGGGATTGTCTATCCGGTCGCCAAAGGCATTGCCCCGGAATCGGATATCGCGGTAATCAGCCTTTTGGGCTATGATGCCCGTAAATATTATACAGGCAGGGGCCCCTTGGAGGCCTTTGCCGAGGGTTTAAGCATACAGGATGGCAATCTGGCGCTAAGGGTAAATTTCGCTACTGCCGCAGAAGACGGTAAAACCATCAAGGACCGACGGGTAGGGAGGAATTTGACTACAGAGGAGGCTACCAGTTTAGCTAAAGAGATAAATTCTAAAGTTACTCTATCCAGCGCTACCTTTGAATTCAAGAATACCATCGGCCACCGGGGGATTTTAGTCATCAGGGGCGTTCGTTCTAAATTATCCGGATGGATTACCAATACTGACCCGGCATATGAGCGCGAGGGGGTATTCGGCATAGCCAAAGAAAAATTTGAAAATCTTGTCGCAGAGTCTCTTCCTATGCCGGGCTATGAAAATGTAAGCGAGGCAAAGGAAGCAGCCGCGTTGTTAAATGAATTTACGCAGAAATCTCACCCGGTGCTTAACGAATCGGGAGTGAATAAAAAAAGGATCTCCGAGAATAAACTCCCGGCCAATATCATATTATCCCGTGATGCCGGCGACCACCTTCCGCAATTCCCCAAGATAGAAGGCCTTTATAATATAAAATTCGGCTCTTTTGTGCAGATGCCGGTAGAAAAAGGCATTGCCCTTTTAACCGGAATAGAGGTGATAGATGTGCCTTCATCTAGCGGACACTTGGATGTGGATTATCCGGTCTGGGCTAAAGTAGCGCTGGATTCCATCAAAAAATATGGAGGTATCTACGTCCACATCAAGGGCCCTGATGAGCCGGCACACGACGGAGATTTTCAGAAAAAGAAAGAAATCATCGAGGCAATCGATAAATTTTTCTTCGCTAATTTATTACCCAAGTTAGATATGGCCAACACGATTATCGCCGTTACCGCCGACCATTCTACTGTTTGTGCTATCAAGGCCCATTCCAGCGACCCTGTGCCGCTACTAATTTGCGGGGGCAATATCCCTGCCGATGGCAGCTTGAGTTTCTCGGAGAAGACAGCCCGGCTTGGTTCCATAGGGGAACTACGCGGCCAGGAAATTATACCCCTCCTTGTAAAATTCGCTCAAACTTAATCAGGGACGGTTCTCAAACTAACCTAAAAGTGTCCCCCTCCCGCAGAGATATTGTCTAGAGAAGAGGAATATCGTCTAAAAACAGACTATTTTTTAGCCTAAAAACATAGCTGCTCCAGCGATATCCGTTTATGTTTGCAGTTATAGACGCCCTCAAAGGATTAGTTTCTATATAGTTTATACATGCTAAAAAATAACCATCTTTATGTATAATTTTACTTTTATATCTGTCCTGCCAGAGATGACCAACTGTTTTATATCTGTAATTGAAATATAAGGTATAGCTCAAATTTAAGCCACGCATAATCTTATTTAATAGGAACGGATTTTCAACCTCGATAATAAGATGCACGTGGTTAGGCATTAAACAAAAACAATATAGTTTAAATTTATATCGTCTTTTGTATTTAATTAATATGTTTAAGTATTTTTCGTAATCTTGAGGGTTCCTAAAAACCGATTGTTTTTGATTACCCCTTGTGATAATATGATAACAGCTATTCTCTATAGTTATTCTTGCTGTTCGTGGCATATTTCTCACCTCCCAATATAATAGACGCATAAAGTATAAATTTCTAACATAAAAAGGGGACACTTTTAACCGCAATTGAGAACCGTCCCTAATAGAAAATGGATAATTATGACGTCATCGTTATCGGTGCAGGGCACGCGGGCATAGAAGCAGCCTTAGCTTGCGCACGCATGGGCGCTAAGACGCTGATTTTAACCTTAAAGCGCGATACCATAGGCCTGATGAGCTGTAATCCCGCTATCGGCGGCGTGGGCAAGGGCCAGCTGGTGAAAGAAGCCGATGCCTTGGGCGCAGAGATGGCCAAGGCAGCTGATGCCTGCGGGATACAGTTTCGCATACTCAATGCCTCTAAAGGCGCGGCAGTGCAGTCATCGCGCGCGCAGATAGACCGCAATAAATATAAGCAGTATATGCAAAAGTTGCTCCAGGGCCAGGAGAATCTTTTTATAAAGGAGGCGGAGGCGAGCAGTTTAATCGTGGAGGGTAATTTTGTAAGAGGAGTACTCACGAATAAGAATGAAGAGATTAATTCTTCTACTGTGATTATTTGTCCGGGGACTTTTTTGGACGGTTTAATACACATAGGCCTGAATCATTTTAGCGCAGGCAGGATTGATGAGCCCGCGGCATCCGGCTTGGCAAAAAACTTAAAAGAATTAGGGTTTAATTTACTCAGGTTCAAGACCGGCACCTGCCCGCGTTTAGATAAAAACACCATAAATTTTTCTCAATTAACCGTTCAGCAAGGCGATAGCCCGGCGCGCCCCTTTTCTTTTTCTACTAAAGAAATAACCCAAAGACAGATCCCCTGCCACATCACTTACACCAATAATAATACCCATAAGATTATCCGGGATAATCTGGATGAGTCTCCTCTATATACCGGCATAATTAAAGCTACAGGCGTAAGGTACTGCCCGTCAATTGAAGATAAGGTGGTTAAATTCAGCGATAAGCAGAGGCACCAGGTATTTTTAGAACCGGAAGGTTATGAAAGCGATGAAGTCTACCCCAATGGTTTAGCCACGAGCCTGCCTGAGGAAGCGCAGCTTAAGATTTTACATTCCATAGGGGGTTTAGAAAATGTCAGAGTAATTAAGTTCGGCTATGGCATAGAGCATACGGTAGTTGAGCCCACGCAACTTTATCCTACCCTAGAAACAAAGTTGATTAAGAACCTGTATCTTGCCGGACAGATAAACGGCACTACCGGTTACGAAGAAGCCGCAGCCCAGGGGTTGGTAGCGGGTATAAATGCTGCTTTGCGGGTAAAAAATAAAGAGCCGCTGATTTTAGACCGTGCCTCAAGTTATATCGGGGTATTAATTGACGATTTGACTACCAAAGGCACAAACGAGCCCTATCGGATGTTTACCTCGCGCGTAGAATACCGCCTCATTTTACGCGAAGACAACGCGGATTTACGCCTGAGGAAGACAGGCTATGATTTAGGCCTGGTGAGTAAGGCGGATTACGAAAAATCCCAGGAGAAAGAGCAGGCTATAAAGCAGGCGGTTAATTTATTAAAGACGCATTACCTTAAGCCTACGCCGCAGGTTAATAACCGTCTTGCGGATTTAAAGACTTCGCCTATAAGAAAGGTAGTCAGCCTGGAGGAAATTTTAAAAAGGCCAGAGATAAGTTTCAAGGACTTAGAGGGTCTTGATGGGATGGGGCTGGATATCCAGGAATCTGCTTTGCGTCAGGCAGAAATAGAGGTAAAATATGCTGGGTTTATCCAGAGGCAATTAAGTGAGGTAGAGCGCTTTAAGAACCTTGAGAAGATAAGAATACCCCGGGATTTAGATTATGGTAATATTTGCGGCCTTTCGCGGGAGATAAAAGAAAAGTTGCATAATCTTAAACCGATTAACCTGGGTCAGGCCTCGCGGATTTCCGGAGTAACCCCGGTAGCCATTTCCCTTTTGATGGTATATTTGAAAAAGATCAGCCTACGCCTGCCTAGGGCTAAAGCCCGGGGTTTGCCAAATGTATAAAAATTACCTGATGACAAAACGGTTTTGCCGTAGCCTGGGCGTAGATTTATTTGGCGTGGCGGATATTTCTAAGATAAAGGATGAGTTCGCGCTTTCAAAAAAGGTTTTAGATAAGTTTGACCGGGCGATCTGTATGGGGGTGAGGTTATCCGCAGGTATATTGGAAGAAATAACGCAGGCGCCCACGCGTTTATATTTCCACCACTATCGCACAGCCAATGCCTTTATGGATCAGGCAGCGTTTAAAGTTTGTAATTGGATACAGTCTAAGGGTTATCTGGCCATACCCATACCCGCCTCTCAGATTTTAGATTGGCAGAATCAGAAGGCCCACCTTTCACATAAGAGGCTGGGTGTTTTAGCCGGCCTAGGCTGGATAGGCAGAAACAACCTCTTGGTAAATAAAAAATTGGGCAGCCAGTTCCGTTTAGTTTCCATCCTGACGGATATGCCCTTAAAAGCAGATAAGCCGCTTAAACAGGATTGCGGGCCTTGCCGGCTTTGTATTACGGTTTGCCCTTGCGCTGCCATAAAAGATAATCCTGCGGATTTTGACTATTTGAAATGCTTTGAAAAATTAAAAGAATTCCAAAAACAGCATTTAGTTGACCAGTATGTCTGCGGGGTGTGCGTGAACGCCTGCCAGGGGGTTGAAAAAAAATGAAAGAGAAAATCCTGATTGTGGAAGACGAGAGAGATATCGTCAAGATGCTGGAGTATAATCTTAAGAAAGAAGGATTTAGGACCATATCGGTTTATGACGGAGAAGATGCTTTAGATTCGGCAAACAGGGAGCACCCTGACCTTATTCTTTTGGATTTAATGCTGCCCGGGATGGATGGCCTTGAGGTCTGCAAGGCGCTAAAGAAAGAGATTAAGACCGCATCTATACCCATTATTATGCTTACGGCTAAGAGCCAGGAATCGGATAAGGTAGTAGGGTTGGAATTAGGCGCCGACGATTATATTACCAAACCCTTTAGCCCCAGGGAGCTGATTGCCCGGATTAAGGCAGTCTTACGCCGGGTGAAAGACAAGGAAAAGCCGCCTGAGGCCTTGAAAATCGGAGATTTAAGTATTGATTTTTCCAAGATTCAGGTAAGCGTAAAAGGAAAACCGGTAGAATTGACTTCCAAAGAATTCGAACTTTTGCGGGTACTTATAAAAGCTAAAGGTAGATTTCTCTCCCGAGATTATCTTTTAGATACTATCTGGGGTTTTGACCATGCCATAGAGATAGAGACCCGTACAGTAGATGTGCATATCAGGACGCTACGCAAAAAATTAAAAAGCGAGGCCAGGCGGATTATTACCGTAAAGAATTACGGCTACAGATTTGAAGCAGAAGAGGACTAAAGCTAAAATATGACCCATTCGACTTTCGCTTTAGGGTCATCCTGAGCGACCGGAGGGAGCAGAAGGATGATATTTTTTAAGCGCAACCGATACCTTAAATTAATCGAAGGCTTAAACGCCAAGATTACGGCGTTAAATGAAAAAATCCATAAATTAGAAAGCGAAAACAGCCAGATGCAGGCCATCTTAAGCAGCATGGCAGAGGGGGTTATCGCTGTTGATAAGGAATCAAGGATCCTTTCTATCAATCCCGCGATAGAGAAAATATTTAATATTATAAAGAAAGACGCCGGAGGGAAATTTTTTCTTGAGGTCATCCGCAATAACGACATTTCGGAAATTATAAATAACGTTCTAAAGAAAGGGGAATTTATATCAAAAGAACTAAATCTGGTCTGGCCCATCCAGAAAGTTTTTCAGATTAATGCTTCGCCTCTCTTTGAAAATGCTGCTGTAAACGGATGTTTAGTAGTCTTACACGATATTACCGAGATAAGGAAACTAGAGAAGATGCGCTCGGATTTTGTGGCAAACGTATCGCATGAACTCAAAACCCCGCTTACCTCCATAAAGGGTTTTGTGGAGACCCTTCTTGAGGGTGCGTTAGAAGACAAAAAGAATAGCCGTCATTTTTTAGAGATCATCCAGGAGCACGCCAACCGGCTGAATATCCTTATTAGAGACCTGCTGGATTTATCGTACCTTGAATCCCAAGAGGCGCAATTACATAAAGAAGAAATCAATCTTAAAGATTTGACCGACGACATCTTAGCCGGGTTTAAATCACAATTAAAAAAGGGCCCTATCAAAGCCGAGAATAACTTACCCGCTGGCTTATCAGTAAAAGCAGATAAAGATAAAATCGGGCAAGTCCTGACTAATCTTATTGATAATGCCATAAAGTTTAACCGCGAAAACGGCACAATCAAAATTTATGAGCAGGATTCAGCGGATAAAATAAAAATTGTTGTAGAAGACTCCGGTACCGGCATTCCCCCTAAAGATATCCCCCGTATTTTTGAGCGTTTTTACCGCGTAGATAAAGCGCGCTCGCGCGAACTCGGCGGCACGGGCCTGGGGCTATCCATCGTAAAGCATATTGTAGAATTACACGGCGGTTCAGTCGGCGTAGAAAGTACCGAAGGCTTAGGCTCCGGGTTCTTCTTTACCCTCCCCAAGTAAACCCTTTATTTAACCCCCCCCCAATAATTTTACCTACTTTTTACTTATCCTATAAGTTTATTTAACGCCCTTAGTTTATACTTCTTTTAGAAATCAAAAGAAAGGAGGTTAAATATTACTTGAGTTGAGTCTATTATATGCAGTTTGTATTTTAGGCGGTTTAAAGGAAAAGTATCATTCTAAAAAGGAGTATAACGATGAAGAAAGAAATTCTTGCGGCGGTTGGATTAAGCCTAATGATAGCCGGGCCGGTTTACGCTTACGATGACGGAGATTTTCAGCTATGGCATACCGAGAACCAGGAATTTAAGGCCAGCAAGGAATCAAAGGTAACCTTAGAAGAAGAATTCCGCTGGGGCGACGATGCCAGTGATTTCTATTATCAGCATTATGACGCGGGGTTTGTTTATAGTTTGAATAAGAGTTTGGACTTGGGGTTAAATTATCGGCAGG
This Candidatus Omnitrophota bacterium DNA region includes the following protein-coding sequences:
- the mnmG gene encoding tRNA uridine-5-carboxymethylaminomethyl(34) synthesis enzyme MnmG encodes the protein MDNYDVIVIGAGHAGIEAALACARMGAKTLILTLKRDTIGLMSCNPAIGGVGKGQLVKEADALGAEMAKAADACGIQFRILNASKGAAVQSSRAQIDRNKYKQYMQKLLQGQENLFIKEAEASSLIVEGNFVRGVLTNKNEEINSSTVIICPGTFLDGLIHIGLNHFSAGRIDEPAASGLAKNLKELGFNLLRFKTGTCPRLDKNTINFSQLTVQQGDSPARPFSFSTKEITQRQIPCHITYTNNNTHKIIRDNLDESPLYTGIIKATGVRYCPSIEDKVVKFSDKQRHQVFLEPEGYESDEVYPNGLATSLPEEAQLKILHSIGGLENVRVIKFGYGIEHTVVEPTQLYPTLETKLIKNLYLAGQINGTTGYEEAAAQGLVAGINAALRVKNKEPLILDRASSYIGVLIDDLTTKGTNEPYRMFTSRVEYRLILREDNADLRLRKTGYDLGLVSKADYEKSQEKEQAIKQAVNLLKTHYLKPTPQVNNRLADLKTSPIRKVVSLEEILKRPEISFKDLEGLDGMGLDIQESALRQAEIEVKYAGFIQRQLSEVERFKNLEKIRIPRDLDYGNICGLSREIKEKLHNLKPINLGQASRISGVTPVAISLLMVYLKKISLRLPRAKARGLPNV
- a CDS encoding alkaline phosphatase family protein; this encodes MKKILYIVLDGLGDLPIKELDNKTPLEAALTPNLDRLTQKGRTGIVYPVAKGIAPESDIAVISLLGYDARKYYTGRGPLEAFAEGLSIQDGNLALRVNFATAAEDGKTIKDRRVGRNLTTEEATSLAKEINSKVTLSSATFEFKNTIGHRGILVIRGVRSKLSGWITNTDPAYEREGVFGIAKEKFENLVAESLPMPGYENVSEAKEAAALLNEFTQKSHPVLNESGVNKKRISENKLPANIILSRDAGDHLPQFPKIEGLYNIKFGSFVQMPVEKGIALLTGIEVIDVPSSSGHLDVDYPVWAKVALDSIKKYGGIYVHIKGPDEPAHDGDFQKKKEIIEAIDKFFFANLLPKLDMANTIIAVTADHSTVCAIKAHSSDPVPLLICGGNIPADGSLSFSEKTARLGSIGELRGQEIIPLLVKFAQT
- a CDS encoding ATP-binding protein, with translation MIFFKRNRYLKLIEGLNAKITALNEKIHKLESENSQMQAILSSMAEGVIAVDKESRILSINPAIEKIFNIIKKDAGGKFFLEVIRNNDISEIINNVLKKGEFISKELNLVWPIQKVFQINASPLFENAAVNGCLVVLHDITEIRKLEKMRSDFVANVSHELKTPLTSIKGFVETLLEGALEDKKNSRHFLEIIQEHANRLNILIRDLLDLSYLESQEAQLHKEEINLKDLTDDILAGFKSQLKKGPIKAENNLPAGLSVKADKDKIGQVLTNLIDNAIKFNRENGTIKIYEQDSADKIKIVVEDSGTGIPPKDIPRIFERFYRVDKARSRELGGTGLGLSIVKHIVELHGGSVGVESTEGLGSGFFFTLPK
- a CDS encoding transposase; protein product: MPRTARITIENSCYHIITRGNQKQSVFRNPQDYEKYLNILIKYKRRYKFKLYCFCLMPNHVHLIIEVENPFLLNKIMRGLNLSYTLYFNYRYKTVGHLWQDRYKSKIIHKDGYFLACINYIETNPLRASITANINGYRWSSYVFRLKNSLFLDDIPLL
- a CDS encoding response regulator transcription factor, which gives rise to MKEKILIVEDERDIVKMLEYNLKKEGFRTISVYDGEDALDSANREHPDLILLDLMLPGMDGLEVCKALKKEIKTASIPIIMLTAKSQESDKVVGLELGADDYITKPFSPRELIARIKAVLRRVKDKEKPPEALKIGDLSIDFSKIQVSVKGKPVELTSKEFELLRVLIKAKGRFLSRDYLLDTIWGFDHAIEIETRTVDVHIRTLRKKLKSEARRIITVKNYGYRFEAEED
- a CDS encoding vitamin B12-dependent ribonucleotide reductase; this translates as MPLSENALKVLEKRYLSKDEAGKAIETPQGMFRRVAKAIAAADKSYGKKEEEVEALEESFYRIMAALEFIPNSPCLMNAGKELGQLSACFVLPIEDSMDSIFESLKATAMIHKSGGGTGFSFSRLRPKNSVVRTTGGIASGPVSFMKVYDAATEAVKQGGSRRGANMGILRVDHPDILEFITCKENDKHINNFNISVNITEDFMKKLEKGEDYDLVDPRTQEVVKRINTKDVFELIVKQAHKNGEPGVVFIDRMNDFNPTPKLGRFESTNPCGEQNLLPYESCDLGSINLSVMHKKVEGRFEIDWERLKSVTHLSVHFLDNLIDVNKFPLQQIEKATRLTRKIGLGVMGWASLLIRLNIPYNSDEAVALGEKVMSFILNEATKKSLELGKSKGLFPAFKGSIYDKKEGVLRVRNATLTTIAPTGTISIIAGPCSSGIEPLFAISYYRNVMDNDKLVEVDPLFEEIAKTRGFYSRELMEKIAEKSSLQGIEGIPEDVKRIFVTAHDISPEWHVRMQAAFQKYVHNATSKTINFPHEAKAEEVKKAYLLAYELGCKGITIYRDKSREEQVLNVGQATEKPQQQLKELKKEIAPRPRPEVIMGTTTKVATGCGNLYVTINSDETGAPFELFTQMGKAGGCAASQLEAIGRLVSLGFRSGIEVKAIIEQLRNIRCPSPSWEKGQRIFSCADAIARVVEKRLLNGVADIPVPLEEAANIAMKHSHHDEITASDDFSLHGDIVGVCPDCGGALRHEEGCVKCHACGFSKC